One Thermoplasma volcanium GSS1 genomic window carries:
- a CDS encoding zinc-binding dehydrogenase gives MKAAILKKINEPVSIDDVDIPDPAENEVLIKQEYAGVCYRDLLAATGFFPRIALPMIQGHEIGGTVVKVGDKVEAFRPGDKVSSLIYIPCGKCEFCRSGNENLCPYKKSLGEEVQGGFRQYVNIPEISLVKAPNNVDGASLSLAACVTGMLYHALKRMGKAGEGKKVLITGAGGGVGIHAVEMAKAFGATVIAETTSPEKLDLLEKIGADYIVDGNSKFNEDVKKLGGADIVLECVGIYTFERSLRSLNNGGKMVIIGNVKPDPVSLPLGLIILKGNTIRGSISSTKKDVEEALNMVSKGMIKPIVGKEIDISQINEAYKLMKDKKSSGRIMIKF, from the coding sequence GTGAAAGCCGCTATCCTTAAGAAAATAAACGAACCCGTAAGCATAGATGATGTAGATATCCCTGATCCTGCTGAAAATGAAGTCTTAATAAAACAAGAATATGCAGGAGTATGCTACCGTGATTTGCTTGCAGCTACAGGTTTTTTCCCTAGAATTGCACTCCCCATGATCCAGGGCCACGAGATAGGTGGTACAGTGGTTAAAGTTGGGGATAAAGTTGAAGCGTTCAGACCGGGTGATAAGGTCTCAAGCCTCATATACATACCATGTGGAAAATGCGAATTCTGCCGATCTGGGAACGAGAATCTATGCCCGTACAAAAAGTCCTTGGGCGAAGAGGTGCAGGGAGGTTTCAGGCAGTACGTGAACATTCCTGAAATAAGTTTAGTAAAAGCCCCTAACAACGTTGATGGAGCTTCGCTTTCTCTTGCTGCGTGCGTTACTGGTATGCTATACCACGCATTGAAGAGAATGGGTAAAGCAGGCGAAGGAAAAAAAGTCCTAATTACAGGTGCAGGAGGTGGTGTTGGCATTCATGCAGTTGAAATGGCTAAAGCATTCGGTGCAACGGTAATTGCTGAAACAACATCACCGGAAAAACTCGATTTGCTAGAAAAAATAGGTGCAGATTACATTGTAGACGGGAACTCCAAGTTCAATGAAGATGTTAAAAAATTAGGCGGAGCAGACATAGTTTTGGAATGTGTAGGCATATACACATTCGAGAGATCACTCCGCAGCCTCAACAATGGCGGAAAAATGGTAATAATAGGCAACGTAAAGCCTGATCCGGTCAGCCTTCCGCTTGGCCTAATAATACTGAAGGGAAATACGATCAGGGGAAGCATAAGCTCTACGAAGAAGGATGTCGAGGAGGCCCTCAACATGGTAAGCAAAGGGATGATAAAGCCAATTGTGGGGAAAGAGATCGATATAAGCCAGATA
- a CDS encoding APC family permease yields METGSDKFKHLIVNQLGLRHAISQAVALNAPAGTIVLYVAGTASIITSTFITHPFGSYAIPLILLLSLVVYALMSYSMYEFSRKLSSAGGYYTFVSRGLGNSAGFVTALSYITYEILSFTGFGILGFLGFAYAIFPSLGIAIPDPEFLWMPVAFVFIGLVSLLIYLGIKPSLRFVSYTVFIEVAFLIFTSVALIVMHHTSVNLEPFTPTPMGNDPYAIFAMMIYAIGAFVGIGGSIPIAEETKKPKRNVPLAILVTIAVLGITIILASYAQVVSWGLNRIDLFGSSSDPYPLLTIYHSAFGPLSIILFWAIIIIVLNSFFTATVSLGTNATRVIFSMAREGALPSFLSEMNRNNGTPTMAMIVLTAISIAIVIGVGAGFEFFGHFSPVNALLTSSVFLLILESPITYIVHILTNTSLYSYMKKRTKMKAKDLFKYLVIPSVSTVTLIAAIVAGIYFNLFLVDAIYASFALIAIIIISTLVMRAKFKEKLEYLGDFSL; encoded by the coding sequence GTGGAAACAGGTTCGGATAAGTTTAAGCATTTGATAGTTAATCAGTTGGGCCTGAGGCATGCCATCTCTCAGGCTGTCGCGCTCAACGCACCTGCGGGCACAATTGTTCTTTATGTGGCTGGTACTGCGTCTATTATAACTTCTACTTTCATAACGCATCCATTTGGCTCCTATGCAATACCCTTAATACTGCTTCTTTCACTAGTAGTCTATGCACTAATGAGTTATTCGATGTACGAATTCTCTAGAAAATTGTCAAGTGCAGGTGGTTACTACACTTTCGTTTCACGCGGCCTTGGCAACTCTGCAGGTTTCGTTACTGCGCTTTCCTACATTACTTATGAAATTCTCAGTTTTACTGGTTTTGGCATTTTAGGGTTCCTTGGTTTTGCCTATGCAATTTTCCCCTCACTTGGAATCGCAATACCTGATCCTGAGTTTCTCTGGATGCCTGTTGCTTTTGTTTTTATTGGCCTTGTATCGCTTTTAATTTATTTGGGTATCAAGCCGTCCCTTCGTTTCGTGTCCTACACTGTATTCATTGAAGTAGCATTCTTGATCTTTACGTCTGTGGCATTGATAGTCATGCATCATACTTCCGTTAATCTTGAACCATTTACGCCTACCCCTATGGGAAACGATCCATACGCAATTTTTGCAATGATGATATACGCTATCGGCGCCTTCGTAGGAATAGGGGGTTCAATTCCCATAGCTGAAGAGACGAAAAAGCCGAAGAGAAACGTTCCTTTGGCGATACTCGTTACTATAGCTGTACTTGGCATAACTATAATATTAGCTTCGTACGCCCAGGTAGTAAGCTGGGGCTTAAACCGAATAGATCTATTTGGGAGCAGCTCAGACCCATACCCTCTGTTAACCATATACCATTCGGCGTTTGGGCCACTTAGTATAATCCTATTTTGGGCTATAATTATCATTGTCCTCAACTCTTTCTTTACAGCAACAGTGTCACTTGGAACGAACGCGACCAGAGTTATATTCTCAATGGCAAGGGAAGGTGCACTTCCTTCTTTTCTCTCTGAAATGAACAGGAACAATGGCACGCCGACTATGGCAATGATAGTGCTTACTGCCATATCGATAGCCATAGTAATAGGGGTAGGAGCAGGCTTTGAGTTCTTCGGCCATTTTTCACCAGTCAATGCTCTGCTTACATCATCTGTATTTCTACTTATCCTTGAAAGCCCAATAACATACATTGTACACATATTGACGAACACATCTCTCTACAGCTACATGAAGAAAAGAACAAAGATGAAAGCGAAGGATTTGTTCAAATATCTTGTGATTCCTTCTGTTTCTACAGTGACGCTGATTGCTGCTATAGTAGCAGGTATATACTTCAACTTGTTCTTAGTCGATGCAATATACGCGTCATTCGCTTTAATAGCAATAATAATAATATCGACGTTGGTAATGAGGGCTAAATTTAAGGAAAAACTGGAATATTTGGGCGATTTTAGCCTTTAA
- a CDS encoding metal-dependent transcriptional regulator, which translates to MRVRSVTEEDYLKIIQELVLYQDYAQLSDIAKSLQVKRQSARDEINHLIDLGMVKKIDRGKYVLTDQGDIEANIFLRKHRTAEVLLSQCVGIEWDAVDREAMGIEHGMTEEIIHRVIERFNAKRCPHGNPIPSPEGYVEKIDDVRITDLNETGDVIISRIIYETDEILNYLYANQILPGAKVKIIRTGFPLQIEKDGRLLSLDPSIAKAIRVSSIK; encoded by the coding sequence ATGAGGGTGCGTTCTGTTACCGAAGAAGATTACCTTAAAATAATACAAGAACTCGTGCTATATCAGGACTATGCACAGTTGTCTGATATAGCCAAGAGCCTACAGGTGAAAAGGCAGAGCGCTAGGGACGAGATAAACCACTTAATAGACCTTGGGATGGTGAAGAAAATCGATAGGGGTAAGTATGTGTTGACCGATCAGGGAGACATAGAGGCCAATATATTCCTAAGGAAACATAGAACAGCTGAAGTCCTTCTTTCTCAATGTGTAGGAATAGAGTGGGACGCTGTTGACAGAGAAGCGATGGGTATAGAGCACGGAATGACGGAAGAGATCATACATAGGGTCATCGAAAGATTTAATGCAAAGAGGTGCCCTCATGGAAATCCCATACCTAGCCCAGAAGGATATGTTGAAAAGATTGACGATGTTAGGATAACGGATCTGAATGAGACGGGAGATGTCATAATATCACGTATAATATACGAGACGGATGAGATACTTAACTATCTTTACGCTAACCAAATTCTTCCCGGAGCTAAAGTTAAGATAATAAGAACTGGCTTCCCTCTACAAATAGAAAAAGATGGAAGGCTATTGTCGCTAGATCCTAGCATAGCCAAAGCGATAAGAGTCTCTTCGATAAAATAA
- a CDS encoding ABC transporter permease, producing the protein MGGLLPLTAREIKKWYRNPVYLIVGLLQPVFWIILFGSAFDISKFGGPFVSSFFNGAPDYITYMIGGILTITGLFTGMFSGINIIWDRRLGILQRFLVSPIKRSSIVFSRILASVVRIIVQVIILIAIALVIPNGLRISNSFTVIDALIMVSTVLMISFIFSSIFSIIAIRMTRMETIMGITNMVNLPLMFASYALFPPDLMVSWLSTIAKYNPVSWSAESIRLLIIYGSLNSSQMAQLGTYLLYLFALTVAMIVLVYFVAEGGIKE; encoded by the coding sequence ATGGGTGGACTTTTACCCCTTACAGCTAGGGAGATTAAGAAATGGTACAGAAATCCAGTGTATTTAATTGTAGGCTTGCTACAGCCTGTTTTTTGGATTATACTCTTTGGGAGCGCCTTTGATATATCTAAGTTCGGCGGGCCTTTTGTATCAAGCTTCTTCAACGGTGCGCCTGACTACATAACATACATGATTGGAGGGATACTTACAATAACAGGCTTATTTACAGGCATGTTTTCCGGTATAAACATAATATGGGACAGAAGGCTTGGAATACTTCAAAGGTTTCTTGTATCACCGATAAAGAGGAGTTCAATAGTATTTTCGAGAATACTCGCTTCTGTCGTGAGGATAATTGTACAGGTGATCATATTAATTGCTATTGCACTCGTTATTCCAAATGGCCTAAGGATATCCAACAGCTTTACAGTTATAGATGCACTCATAATGGTATCAACGGTTCTGATGATATCGTTCATCTTCTCTTCCATATTCAGTATAATAGCTATCAGGATGACAAGAATGGAAACAATAATGGGCATAACGAATATGGTCAATCTTCCACTAATGTTCGCAAGTTATGCACTCTTCCCCCCTGATCTTATGGTTTCCTGGCTTAGTACCATAGCGAAGTATAATCCTGTATCATGGTCGGCCGAATCTATAAGGCTTCTGATAATATATGGATCGCTTAATTCCAGCCAGATGGCACAGCTTGGAACTTATCTGCTCTATCTATTCGCCCTGACCGTCGCAATGATCGTTCTAGTGTACTTCGTAGCTGAAGGAGGAATAAAGGAATAA
- a CDS encoding HesA/MoeB/ThiF family protein codes for MAIYLSNGPILKAMLQDDYKYARQIALRVFNADDLKKIRNSVVSVIGVGGVGSLIADLFVRSGIKKLIIVDRDYVTSSNLYRQVLYDENDIGDSKAEAAKRRLSKVNSDVEIEARNETFDAGNAERIVSSSDLIMDGTDNLTSRLILNDAAVKNMKPWIMASAIETYGQVKAIIPEKTSCYRCYFSGEPFAQPTCAEVGVLSSLVTMVASIAWTLGIKVLTGKEVDGSLFNIDAWTQEIDRIAIDRMDDCECCVLKHFEYLSDRYKNIGLEFLP; via the coding sequence GTGGCAATATATTTATCTAATGGCCCAATACTCAAAGCGATGTTGCAGGACGACTACAAGTATGCCAGGCAGATTGCCCTCAGGGTGTTTAATGCCGATGACTTGAAGAAGATCAGGAATTCTGTCGTCTCAGTAATTGGTGTAGGAGGGGTAGGTTCCTTAATAGCCGACTTGTTTGTTAGATCCGGAATAAAGAAATTGATAATTGTCGATAGAGACTACGTAACTTCTTCAAACTTGTATAGGCAGGTCCTTTACGATGAAAATGACATTGGAGATTCAAAGGCAGAAGCAGCGAAGAGGCGCCTAAGCAAGGTAAACTCAGATGTTGAAATTGAAGCAAGGAATGAGACCTTCGATGCTGGTAATGCTGAAAGAATAGTATCATCTTCCGATCTTATAATGGACGGCACCGATAATTTAACGTCACGGTTAATCCTAAACGATGCCGCAGTTAAGAATATGAAGCCTTGGATAATGGCCTCTGCAATAGAAACATACGGCCAGGTAAAGGCTATAATACCAGAAAAAACATCGTGCTATAGATGTTATTTTAGCGGGGAGCCATTTGCACAACCAACCTGCGCAGAAGTAGGCGTCCTAAGTTCTTTAGTCACAATGGTGGCTTCGATAGCATGGACCCTCGGCATTAAAGTGCTTACAGGAAAAGAGGTAGATGGTAGCCTGTTCAATATAGACGCATGGACACAAGAGATAGACCGCATAGCAATTGATAGGATGGACGACTGTGAATGCTGTGTTTTAAAGCATTTCGAGTATCTTAGCGATCGCTATAAAAATATAGGCCTAGAGTTTTTACCGTAA
- a CDS encoding radical SAM protein, whose protein sequence is MDTNGKIENGIISVEKDNKIVFTLDLSGRFLFYDNGDATYRRSLDNKFLRLKHTESGRSVELVDKEAGNKIADEAYNFLGSIAEDLPQELSIYARRFSSLNHEFLEEDAKKLHGIYGMSVPIVPPDQYFPVYIQAEKGCSWNRCTFCKLYRDRDYMVRLPDEFKEHVRQVKDYFGEGLSARKTVFLGDANAVNLEQKTLLSYLDLIKEEFGLPVYAFVDAISTQKRKSEMHFREMKDHGLKRVYLGLESGDPGVLRLLNKMMNLSEAINLVNQIKDAGLNIGIILMAGAGGRKFYENHVKNTASVISQMDLGRGDIIYISPIYEFDDADYYNISKGLGSLDDNEKEKQIGDLKTSIYETYQDMNGKKLEAPIVKYDLKEAIY, encoded by the coding sequence ATGGATACTAATGGAAAAATCGAAAACGGTATAATCAGCGTTGAGAAAGACAACAAGATCGTCTTTACCCTTGATCTTTCCGGTAGATTTCTATTCTATGATAATGGAGATGCAACCTACAGGCGATCACTTGATAATAAATTCCTGCGTTTAAAGCACACTGAATCTGGAAGATCAGTGGAATTGGTCGATAAAGAGGCCGGCAATAAAATAGCTGATGAAGCATACAATTTCCTAGGATCGATAGCTGAAGATTTGCCGCAGGAACTATCAATATACGCTAGGAGGTTTTCCTCTTTAAACCATGAGTTTCTGGAGGAGGATGCCAAAAAACTCCATGGTATATATGGGATGAGTGTGCCAATAGTACCACCTGACCAATACTTCCCTGTTTATATTCAGGCTGAAAAGGGATGTTCTTGGAACAGGTGCACATTCTGCAAGTTGTATAGAGATAGAGACTACATGGTAAGATTACCTGATGAATTCAAGGAACACGTAAGACAGGTCAAAGACTACTTTGGTGAGGGCCTTTCTGCAAGGAAAACAGTCTTCTTGGGAGATGCGAATGCAGTAAATTTAGAACAGAAAACTCTCCTGTCTTATCTTGACTTAATAAAGGAAGAATTTGGGCTGCCAGTGTATGCATTTGTTGACGCAATCTCAACTCAGAAAAGAAAGAGCGAGATGCATTTTCGAGAGATGAAGGATCACGGATTAAAGAGGGTTTATCTCGGTCTCGAATCGGGAGATCCGGGTGTCCTGAGATTACTCAACAAAATGATGAACCTTTCGGAGGCCATAAACCTTGTAAACCAGATAAAAGATGCCGGATTGAATATAGGCATAATCTTGATGGCGGGCGCAGGAGGCAGGAAATTCTACGAAAACCACGTGAAGAATACTGCATCGGTCATCTCTCAAATGGACCTTGGAAGAGGTGATATAATCTACATCTCGCCTATATACGAGTTTGATGATGCTGATTACTATAATATATCTAAAGGCCTCGGCTCGCTTGATGACAACGAAAAGGAGAAACAGATAGGGGACTTGAAGACGTCAATTTATGAAACATACCAAGACATGAACGGTAAAAAACTAGAGGCGCCAATAGTAAAATACGATTTGAAGGAGGCTATATATTGA
- a CDS encoding HAD family hydrolase encodes MKIKGVIFDFDGTLLDSVDVRITSWQEAFKDFGVNVPRDVIKPMIGYPGVDLARKFVNNPLDVEMLQEDYFLKKIDSVKLFQDVIPTIHRLKDRGIKVSVVTSTRRSVMNRFDLPVDTVVTIDDVSKGKPDPEPYIIALKKMAVEPKECVVVGDIENDLVPGKKIMCTTVLVKHGRDVHSPFADYEIENISDLIKIIEEIESKSQST; translated from the coding sequence ATGAAAATTAAAGGAGTGATCTTTGACTTCGATGGTACACTCTTGGATTCCGTAGACGTCAGAATAACTTCATGGCAAGAGGCATTTAAGGACTTTGGAGTTAACGTGCCTAGGGACGTGATCAAGCCAATGATAGGATATCCAGGAGTAGATCTTGCCAGGAAGTTTGTCAATAATCCTTTGGATGTTGAGATGCTACAAGAAGACTATTTTCTTAAAAAAATAGACAGCGTAAAACTGTTTCAAGACGTGATACCTACCATACACAGGTTAAAAGATCGTGGCATTAAAGTATCCGTCGTTACTTCTACGCGTAGATCTGTGATGAATCGTTTTGATCTGCCCGTTGATACTGTAGTAACTATAGATGATGTATCGAAAGGAAAGCCGGATCCAGAACCTTACATAATTGCATTGAAGAAGATGGCAGTCGAGCCAAAGGAATGCGTGGTTGTAGGAGATATAGAAAATGACTTGGTACCAGGTAAAAAAATCATGTGCACAACTGTTTTAGTTAAGCATGGAAGAGACGTCCACAGCCCGTTTGCCGACTATGAAATTGAAAACATATCTGATTTAATCAAAATAATAGAGGAAATTGAGAGTAAATCTCAGAGCACATAA
- a CDS encoding MTH1187 family thiamine-binding protein, whose amino-acid sequence MILAEITYIPIGEGTSASKYVNAALAEFKKMGIAFYPNSMGTVIEAKDLETIFEAVKRGEEAIIQKGIKRVETYLKIDHRIDAENSVQKKISELKY is encoded by the coding sequence ATGATATTGGCAGAAATAACGTATATACCAATAGGCGAGGGGACGTCTGCTTCTAAATATGTTAACGCTGCATTGGCTGAGTTTAAAAAGATGGGCATAGCTTTCTACCCCAATAGCATGGGCACTGTGATAGAAGCGAAAGATCTAGAGACTATCTTTGAAGCTGTGAAGAGAGGCGAGGAAGCAATAATACAGAAAGGCATAAAGAGGGTGGAGACCTACCTGAAGATCGATCACAGGATAGACGCGGAGAACAGCGTCCAGAAAAAGATATCTGAACTAAAGTATTAG